A portion of the Archocentrus centrarchus isolate MPI-CPG fArcCen1 chromosome 19, fArcCen1, whole genome shotgun sequence genome contains these proteins:
- the LOC115798447 gene encoding proton channel OTOP3-like: MDTDVRLSVLDSSCETPQNPTTEEPLSSSEHHQIHDQEVEPVLVWVPSGRRIMSGLLGLNVMVLGAALVAGQAFNPEGLTHQEPEVFLLVLMGVSLVWMLWYLLWARKQSGISPHKDHHAGGIPVILALVLFSAFSLLLFICRVGYLMSMKECKPAVTLLSPFIEALFLTVQTYLVWSHSKDCIHTHKISTRSGLMAILSTDLLLWLNVVTEDSIHMEIEMEKTNTTSSSEDDSLELIGNLTLCRCSVSTACLAFRKGFEILYPFNIEYYLMAGGMIYVMWKNVGRRISPGHHHAAQKLTLRIFYRGGITFGLVFGGLVLVAGVTAFILYQVWVTQPDLRLTAFLVFYGYHVVVMPLMSLCCLIGILIYRLEARAHEGGHNPTRSLDVILLLAASLGQLVLSYFSLVAGLAMGNHDLLGDLDLSYSLLSLLEVVLQNIFIIDGLHRHPNLIRKEKHWSRNVKLKMKVAVPAQENKKPEISFLEIKTSASPTVEEHDGKNSWTRRATQEICAFLILSNIMLWVIPAFGVHPQFENSPGKQFFGFSAWLVMVNLGQPLGVFYRMHSVGALMELLISA, from the exons ATGGATACTGATGTTAGACTCTCAGTGCTGGACTCTTCCTGTGAGACCCCTCAAAATCCCACTACTGAAGAACCGCTCAGCAGTTCAGAGCATCATCAGATCCATGACCAGGAGGTGGAACCAGTGCTGGTGTGGGTTCCCAGTGGGAGACGCATAATGTCTGGTTTACTGGGTCTCAATGTGATGGTGCTGGGGGCCGCTCTGGTGGCCGGCCAAGCCTTCAACCCAGAGGGCCTGACCCACCAGGAGCCTGAGGTGTTCCTGCTGGTGCTGATGGGGGTCAGCCTGGTCTGGATGCTCTGGTACCTGCTGTGGGCCAGGAAACAGTCGGGTATATCCCCACATAAAGACCATCATGCTGGGGGAATCCCTGTCATCT TGGCCCTCGTGCTCTTTTCTGCCTTCAGCCtgctgctgttcatctgcaggGTTGGTTATTTGATGAGTATGAAGGAGTGCAAGCCAGCTGTCACACTGCTTTCTCCGTTCATAGAGGCTCTTTTTCTCACTGTACAG ACATATTTAGTGTGGAGTCACTCCAAAgactgcattcacacacacaagataTCCACCAG GTCTGGGTTGATGGCGATCCTCTccactgacctgctgctgtggcTGAATGTGGTGACAGAGGACAGCATCCACATGGAGATtgagatggaaaaaacaaacaccacaaGCTCATCTGAAGATGACAGCTTGGAGTTAATCG GGAATTTAACTTTGTGTCGGTGCAGTGTGAGTACAGCCTGCCTCGCCTTCAGGAAGGGCTTTGAGATCCTTTATCCCTTCAACATTGAGTACTACCTGATGGCAGGCGGGATGATCTATGTGATGTGGAAGAACGTGGGCCGCAGGATAAGTCCAGGTCACCACCACGCTGCTCAGAAGCTGACTCTACGCATCTTCTACAGAGGTGGGATCACATTCGGCCTCGTGTTTGGGGGCCTGGTCCTTGTTGCAGGAGTGACTGCCTTCATTCTCTATCAGGTCTGGGTGACCCAGCCGGACCTTCGCCTCACCGCCTTCCTCGTATTTTATGGCTACCATGTAGTGGTCATGCCCCTCATGTCTCTTTGCTGTCTGATCGGGATACTAATTTACAGACTAGAGGCGAGGGCACACGAAGGGGGGCACAACCCCACCCGTAGTCTGGATGTGATCCTCCTGTTGGCAGCGTCCCTGGGCCAGCTTGTACTGTCCTATTTTTCCCTTGTAGCGGGTCTAGCTATGGGAAACCACGATCTTCTGGGGGACCTGGATCTGTCCTACTCCCTCTTGAGCCTGCTGGAGGTCGTCCTCCAGAACATCTTCATCATCGATGGCCTCCACAGGCACCCGAACCTCATCAGGAAGGAAAAGCATTGGAGCAGGAATGTAAAG CTGAAGATGAAGGTCGCTGTGCCAGCGCAAGAGAACAAGAAGCCAGAGATTTCATTCCTGGAGATCAAAACATCAGCATCCCCCACTGTTGAAGAGCATGATGGGAAGAATTCCTGGACCAGAAGAGCAACACAAGAGATCTGTGCTTTCCTCATTCTCTCAAACATCATG CTGTGGGTGATTCCTGCGTTCGGAGTCCATCCACAGTTCGAGAACAGCCCGGGAAAACAGTTTTTCGGCTTCAGCGCTTGGCTCGTTATGGTGAATCTGGGTCAGCCGCTCGGTGTCTTCTACAGGATGCACTCTGTGGGAGCTTTAATGGAGCTGCTCATCTCTGCATAA